A genomic region of Christiangramia sp. OXR-203 contains the following coding sequences:
- a CDS encoding DUF6428 family protein — MLLSEFKKELKNLSRLYFKLPGGELVPSHFHVTEVGSIRKNFIDCGGVMRNERKISFQLWEADDYDHQLHPDKLMQIISIAEDKLNLQDVEIEVEYQGESINKYHLDFDGEKFLLLNTQTDCLAKDNCGIPESKPKVKLANVSEQQCSPNSGCC; from the coding sequence ATGCTTTTATCAGAATTTAAAAAAGAACTTAAGAACTTAAGCCGACTTTATTTTAAACTACCAGGAGGTGAGCTTGTACCTTCTCACTTCCACGTGACTGAAGTTGGAAGTATTCGTAAGAATTTTATCGATTGTGGTGGCGTAATGAGAAATGAGCGTAAAATATCATTTCAGCTTTGGGAAGCAGATGATTACGATCACCAATTGCATCCTGATAAATTAATGCAAATCATTTCTATTGCTGAGGACAAACTTAACCTTCAGGATGTTGAAATCGAAGTGGAATATCAGGGCGAAAGCATTAATAAATATCACCTTGATTTTGACGGAGAAAAATTCCTTCTCTTAAATACGCAAACCGACTGCCTGGCAAAAGATAATTGTGGAATTCCAGAATCCAAACCAAAAGTAAAATTAGCAAACGTATCGGAGCAACAATGCTCTCCAAATTCAGGTTGCTGTTAA
- a CDS encoding protein-tyrosine-phosphatase: MNNIFPELTSKIKELEKLSISEERMKVLQPLVEFISNKINSKEALKLNFICTHNSRRSQLAQAWAMAASDYYEVPARCYSGGTEATAFFPQAISTLSTSGFRIDEKSGNNPKITVDTGVSSNTFYSKVFDDEKNPTKNFAAVMTCSHADENCPFIVGAESRIPLNYEDPKSFDDTVEMAEKYMERSDQIGSEMLYAFKKANSNG, translated from the coding sequence ATGAACAATATATTTCCAGAACTTACTTCAAAGATCAAGGAACTTGAAAAATTATCAATTTCCGAAGAGAGAATGAAGGTGCTTCAACCTTTAGTTGAATTTATTTCTAATAAAATCAATTCAAAAGAGGCATTAAAACTCAATTTCATCTGTACACATAATTCCCGAAGAAGTCAGCTGGCGCAAGCATGGGCTATGGCGGCATCAGATTATTATGAAGTGCCAGCCAGGTGCTATTCCGGCGGAACAGAAGCTACTGCTTTCTTCCCGCAGGCCATTTCAACTTTGAGTACATCTGGTTTTAGAATTGATGAGAAATCTGGCAACAATCCAAAGATCACGGTGGATACTGGTGTGAGTTCGAATACTTTTTATTCAAAGGTATTTGACGATGAAAAGAACCCGACGAAGAACTTTGCTGCGGTAATGACCTGCAGCCATGCAGATGAGAATTGCCCGTTCATAGTTGGTGCAGAATCCAGAATACCCTTGAACTACGAAGATCCCAAGAGCTTTGATGATACAGTTGAAATGGCAGAGAAATATATGGAACGAAGTGACCAGATAGGTTCTGAAATGTTATATGCCTTTAAAAAAGCGAACTCCAATGGCTAA